The following are encoded together in the Peromyscus leucopus breed LL Stock chromosome 1, UCI_PerLeu_2.1, whole genome shotgun sequence genome:
- the Brsk2 gene encoding serine/threonine-protein kinase BRSK2 isoform X6 encodes MTSTGKDGGGAQHAQYVGPYRLEKTLGKGQTGLVKLGIHCVTCQKVAIKIVNREKLSESVLMKVEREIAILKLIEHPHVLKLHDVYENKKYLYLVLEHVSGGELFDYLVKKGRLTPKEARKFFRQIISALDFCHSHSICHRDLKPENLLLDERNNIRIADFGMASLQVGDSLLETSCGSPHYACPEVIRGEKYDGRKADVWSCGVILFALLVGALPFDDDNLRQLLEKVKRGVFHMPHFIPPDCQSLLRGMIEVDAARRLTLEHIQKHIWYIGGKNEPEPEQPIPRKVQIRSLPSLEDIDPDVLDSMHSLGCFRDRNKLLQDLLSEEENQEKMIYFLLLDRKERYPSHEDEDLPPRNEIDPPRKRVDSPMLNRHGKRRPERKSMEVLSVTDGGSPVPARRAIEMAQHGQSKAVFSKSLDIAEAHPQFSKEDRSRSISGASSGLSTSPLSSPRVTPHPSPRGSPLPTPKGTPVHTPKESPAGTPNPTPPSSPSVGGVPWRTRLNSIKNSFLGSPRFHRRKLQVPTPEEMSNLTPESSPELAKKSWFGNFINLEKEEQIFVVIKDKPLSSIKADIVHAFLSIPSLSHSVISQTSFRAEYKATGGPAVFQKPVKFQVDITYTEGGEAQKENGIYSVTFTLLSGPSRRFKRVVETIQAQLLSTHDQPSAQHLSEPPPPAPGLSWGAGLKGQKVATSYESSL; translated from the exons GTCACCTGCCAGAAGGTCGCCATCAAAATTGTCAACCGTGAGAAGCTCAGTGAGTCGGTGCTGATGAAG GTGGAGCGAGAGATTGCCATCCTGAAGCTCATCGAGCATCCACATGTCCTGAAGCTGCATGACgtctatgaaaacaaaaaatattt ATACCTGGTGCTAGAACACGTGTCTGGGGGGGAGCTGTTTGACTACCTGGTGAAGAAGGGACGGCTGACCCCCAAGGAGGCCCGCAAGTTCTTCCGGCAGATCATCTCTGCACTGGACTTCTGCCACAGCCACTCCATATG CCATAGAGACTTGAAGCCAGAGAACCTGTTGCTGGATGAGAGGAACAACATCCGTATCGCAGACTTTGGCATGGCATCCCTGCAGGTGGGAGACAGCCTGCTGGAGACCAGCTGCGG ATCCCCACACTATGCCTGTCCGGAAGTGATTCGG GGTGAGAAGTATGATGGCCGCAAGGCAGATGTGTGGAGCTGTGGTGTGATCCTGTTCGCCTTGCTGGTG GGGGCTCTGCCTTTCGATGACGACAACCTGCGGCAGTTGCTGGAGAAGGTCAAGCGTGGCGTGTTCCACATGCCACACTTTATCCCACCAGACTGCCAGAGTCTTCTGCGTGGCATGATTGAGGTGGATGCAGCTCGGCGCCTCACG CTAGAGCACATTCAGAAACACATATGGTATAT AGGTGGCAAGAATGAGCCAGAGCCGGAACAGCCCATCCCACGCAAGGTTCAGATCCGCTCACTGCCCAGCCTGGAAGACATCGACCCTGATGTGCTGGATAGCATGCATTCGCTGGGCTGCTTCCGAGACCGCAACAAGCTGCTGCAGGACCTGCTATCTGAGGA GGAAAATCAGGAAAAGATGATCTATTTCCTCCTCCTGGACCGGAAAGAACGGTATCCCAGCCATGAGGATGAGGACCTACCTCCCAGGAATGAGATAG ACCCTCCCCGGAAGCGTGTGGACTCCCCGATGCTGAACCGGCATGGCAAGCGGCGACCTGAGCGCAAGTCCATGGAAGTACTCAGTGTGACAGATGGTGGCTCCCCAGTGCCTGCACGGAgagccattgagatggctcagcatggccAGAG TAAAGCAGTGTTCAGTAAAAGCCTGGATATCGCTGAAGCCCATCCCCAATTCAGCAAAGAAGACAG GTCTCGATCCATCAGTGGCGCATCCTCAGGCCTTTCCACAAGTCCACTCAGCAGTCCTCGG GtgacccctcacccctcaccaaggGGTAGTCCCCTTCCTACCCCCAAAGGGACGCCTGTCCACACGCCAAAGGAGAGCCCAGCTGGCACACCCAACCCCACACCACCATCCAGTCCTAGTGTTGGAGGGGTGCCCTGGCGGACACGGCTCAACTCCATCAAGAACAGCTTCCTGGGCTCACCTCGCTTCCACCGCCGGAAACTGCAAG TTCCCACGCCAGAGGAGATGTCCAACCTGACCCCAGAGTCCTCTCCAGA GCTGGCCAAGAAATCGTGGTTTGGGAACTTCATCAACCTCGAGAAGGAGGAGCAGATCTTTGTGGTGATCAAGGACAAGCCCCTGAGCTCCATCAAGGCTGACATCGTTCATGCCTTCCTTTCG ATACCCAGCCTCAGCCACAGCGTTATCTCCCAGACAAGCTTCCGGGCCGAATATAAGGCAACAGGGGGCCCAGCGGTGTTCCAGAAGCCAGTAAAGTTCCAGGTGGACATCACCTACACTGAGGGTGGAGAGGCCCAGAAGGAGAATGGCATCTACTCAGTCACATTCACACTGCTCTCAG GCCCCAGTCGCCGCTTCAAGAGGGTGGTGGAGACCATCCAGGCCCAGCTGTTGAGCACTCATGACCAGCCATCAGCCCAGCACCTGTCAG AACCACCCCCGCCAGCGCCAGGACTAAGCTGGGGTGCTGGGCTTAAGGGCCAGAAGGTGGCCACCAGCTACGAGAGTAGCCTCTGA
- the Brsk2 gene encoding serine/threonine-protein kinase BRSK2 isoform X10, which yields MTSTGKDGGGAQHAQYVGPYRLEKTLGKGQTGLVKLGIHCVTCQKVAIKIVNREKLSESVLMKVEREIAILKLIEHPHVLKLHDVYENKKYLYLVLEHVSGGELFDYLVKKGRLTPKEARKFFRQIISALDFCHSHSICHRDLKPENLLLDERNNIRIADFGMASLQVGDSLLETSCGSPHYACPEVIRGEKYDGRKADVWSCGVILFALLVGALPFDDDNLRQLLEKVKRGVFHMPHFIPPDCQSLLRGMIEVDAARRLTLEHIQKHIWYIGGKNEPEPEQPIPRKVQIRSLPSLEDIDPDVLDSMHSLGCFRDRNKLLQDLLSEEENQEKMIYFLLLDRKERYPSHEDEDLPPRNEIDPPRKRVDSPMLNRHGKRRPERKSMEVLSVTDGGSPVPARRAIEMAQHGQRSRSISGASSGLSTSPLSSPRVTPHPSPRGSPLPTPKGTPVHTPKESPAGTPNPTPPSSPSVGGVPWRTRLNSIKNSFLGSPRFHRRKLQVPTPEEMSNLTPESSPELAKKSWFGNFINLEKEEQIFVVIKDKPLSSIKADIVHAFLSIPSLSHSVISQTSFRAEYKATGGPAVFQKPVKFQVDITYTEGGEAQKENGIYSVTFTLLSGPSRRFKRVVETIQAQLLSTHDQPSAQHLSEPPPPAPGLSWGAGLKGQKVATSYESSL from the exons GTCACCTGCCAGAAGGTCGCCATCAAAATTGTCAACCGTGAGAAGCTCAGTGAGTCGGTGCTGATGAAG GTGGAGCGAGAGATTGCCATCCTGAAGCTCATCGAGCATCCACATGTCCTGAAGCTGCATGACgtctatgaaaacaaaaaatattt ATACCTGGTGCTAGAACACGTGTCTGGGGGGGAGCTGTTTGACTACCTGGTGAAGAAGGGACGGCTGACCCCCAAGGAGGCCCGCAAGTTCTTCCGGCAGATCATCTCTGCACTGGACTTCTGCCACAGCCACTCCATATG CCATAGAGACTTGAAGCCAGAGAACCTGTTGCTGGATGAGAGGAACAACATCCGTATCGCAGACTTTGGCATGGCATCCCTGCAGGTGGGAGACAGCCTGCTGGAGACCAGCTGCGG ATCCCCACACTATGCCTGTCCGGAAGTGATTCGG GGTGAGAAGTATGATGGCCGCAAGGCAGATGTGTGGAGCTGTGGTGTGATCCTGTTCGCCTTGCTGGTG GGGGCTCTGCCTTTCGATGACGACAACCTGCGGCAGTTGCTGGAGAAGGTCAAGCGTGGCGTGTTCCACATGCCACACTTTATCCCACCAGACTGCCAGAGTCTTCTGCGTGGCATGATTGAGGTGGATGCAGCTCGGCGCCTCACG CTAGAGCACATTCAGAAACACATATGGTATAT AGGTGGCAAGAATGAGCCAGAGCCGGAACAGCCCATCCCACGCAAGGTTCAGATCCGCTCACTGCCCAGCCTGGAAGACATCGACCCTGATGTGCTGGATAGCATGCATTCGCTGGGCTGCTTCCGAGACCGCAACAAGCTGCTGCAGGACCTGCTATCTGAGGA GGAAAATCAGGAAAAGATGATCTATTTCCTCCTCCTGGACCGGAAAGAACGGTATCCCAGCCATGAGGATGAGGACCTACCTCCCAGGAATGAGATAG ACCCTCCCCGGAAGCGTGTGGACTCCCCGATGCTGAACCGGCATGGCAAGCGGCGACCTGAGCGCAAGTCCATGGAAGTACTCAGTGTGACAGATGGTGGCTCCCCAGTGCCTGCACGGAgagccattgagatggctcagcatggccAGAG GTCTCGATCCATCAGTGGCGCATCCTCAGGCCTTTCCACAAGTCCACTCAGCAGTCCTCGG GtgacccctcacccctcaccaaggGGTAGTCCCCTTCCTACCCCCAAAGGGACGCCTGTCCACACGCCAAAGGAGAGCCCAGCTGGCACACCCAACCCCACACCACCATCCAGTCCTAGTGTTGGAGGGGTGCCCTGGCGGACACGGCTCAACTCCATCAAGAACAGCTTCCTGGGCTCACCTCGCTTCCACCGCCGGAAACTGCAAG TTCCCACGCCAGAGGAGATGTCCAACCTGACCCCAGAGTCCTCTCCAGA GCTGGCCAAGAAATCGTGGTTTGGGAACTTCATCAACCTCGAGAAGGAGGAGCAGATCTTTGTGGTGATCAAGGACAAGCCCCTGAGCTCCATCAAGGCTGACATCGTTCATGCCTTCCTTTCG ATACCCAGCCTCAGCCACAGCGTTATCTCCCAGACAAGCTTCCGGGCCGAATATAAGGCAACAGGGGGCCCAGCGGTGTTCCAGAAGCCAGTAAAGTTCCAGGTGGACATCACCTACACTGAGGGTGGAGAGGCCCAGAAGGAGAATGGCATCTACTCAGTCACATTCACACTGCTCTCAG GCCCCAGTCGCCGCTTCAAGAGGGTGGTGGAGACCATCCAGGCCCAGCTGTTGAGCACTCATGACCAGCCATCAGCCCAGCACCTGTCAG AACCACCCCCGCCAGCGCCAGGACTAAGCTGGGGTGCTGGGCTTAAGGGCCAGAAGGTGGCCACCAGCTACGAGAGTAGCCTCTGA